Proteins encoded in a region of the Diabrotica undecimpunctata isolate CICGRU chromosome 10, icDiaUnde3, whole genome shotgun sequence genome:
- the LOC140452422 gene encoding BLOC-1-related complex subunit 8 homolog — protein sequence MAFNADTDLETKVRKSTERISENMHIVANEPSLAFYRLQEHVRKALNPMVERRVDVEKLHTELQGRCYDIEYAVGAIKAMGNSEDSFKNIQDNLKNGIFLKQQLKYEESRRKKSDTSSVYKRLSAHITLDLPELPELSDVVRETANRVEHMMSKATQS from the exons ATGGCATTTAATGCTGATACTGATTTGGAGACAAAAGTTAGAAAAT CAACAGAAAGAATATCTGAAAATATGCATATAGTAGCTAATGAACCATCCCTAGCATTTTATAGATTACAGGAACATGTTAGGAAAGCTTTAAATCCCATGGTTGAACGACGAGTTGATGTTGAAAAGTTACATACTGAACTGCAAGGAAGGTGTTATGATATAGAATATGCAGTAGG AGCCATAAAAGCCATGGGAAATTCTGAAGATAGTTTCAAAAATATCCAAGATAACTTAAAAAAtggaatatttttaaaacaacaattaaaatatgAAGAATCTAGAAGGAAAAAATCTGACACAAGTTCAGTATATAAGCGTCTATCAGCTCACATAACATTAGACTTACCTGAACTACCAGAGTTATCTGATGTTGTGAGAGAAACAGCAAACCGTGTAGAACACATGATGTCCAAGGCAACTCAAAGTTAA